The Halomonas sp. THAF5a genome segment CACCGCGAGGTCTTCGCCCTGCCCGACTATGCCCTGGCGCTGGGCCAGAGCGAGGCGAGCCCGCTGCAGGGCTTCACCTGGGACGACGGCCGGGTGCTGGCCCTGCTCTGCCACCTGGAGGCCACCGCGGAGAGCGTCGCCGCCCTGCTCGACCACCAGCCGCCGCCCGAGGGCAGCGAGAAGAGCCCCCACGCCCAGGCGCCCGCGGCGATGCTCGACGACCCGAAGCGCTTCGACCGCCTCGCCCCGCTGCTCGACCGGCTGCTGTCCCAGTGGCTGCGCCACGCCGCGCGCTGAGCCTCAGGCCGGCTCTTGCACGGGCCGGTTCGCCTCCCGCGCCTCGGCCGCCCACTCCCGGGCGAACGCCAGGCAGCTCTCCCAGTCGCCCACGTGGAGGAAGTGGCGCTCGGGATGCTTCTCCAGCTGGTGACGGTAGAGCGGATCGTAGTATTCGGTGAGCAGCGGGGCCAGCCAGGCCTCGTGGGCGCTGCTGTTGCCGCGCTCGTGCTCGCGGAAGGCCAGCGCCTGGAGGCGCTGCAGCCGCGCCAGGCGTGCCTGGCCCAGGCGCTTTCTCAGCCGACCGAGGGCCGCGGCGAGCTGCTTGCGCATCAGCGTCCAGCCCAGCCAGTCGCCGAACTGCTGGCGATGGACCTCCCAGAGGTCGTCGATATAGTCCTTGCGGATCTGCTCCAGGCGCCAGTCCAGCGGCATCTCGATGCGGATGCGCGGCGCCTCGAGCATGCCCCCCCAGAAGGTCAGCGGGATGTTGGAGGTGCCGATGCGCCGCGACTCGTCCTCCAGCACCAGCGGCCCGGGCAGGTCCAGCAGCCGGCGGCCCATGGCGTGCTCGAAGTCGATCTGGGTAGGCGCCGGCAGCGGGTGTCGGCCGAAGGCCGAGCCCTTGTGGCGGGCGCACCCCTCGAGGTCGAGCCCCTCCTCCA includes the following:
- the mnmH gene encoding tRNA 2-selenouridine(34) synthase MnmH — translated: MSLPLVEPDLELLRQERVLIDVRAPVEFAQGKLPGAVNLPLMDDEERHLVGIEYKARGQDAAIALGERLVSGGLKAARVAAWQRLVEAHPDAVIYCFRGGLRSQTAQQWLADAGITRPRIRGGWKAMRQALCARIDAAAEQPQLVVGGLTGCAKTSLILALEEGLDLEGCARHKGSAFGRHPLPAPTQIDFEHAMGRRLLDLPGPLVLEDESRRIGTSNIPLTFWGGMLEAPRIRIEMPLDWRLEQIRKDYIDDLWEVHRQQFGDWLGWTLMRKQLAAALGRLRKRLGQARLARLQRLQALAFREHERGNSSAHEAWLAPLLTEYYDPLYRHQLEKHPERHFLHVGDWESCLAFAREWAAEAREANRPVQEPA